A portion of the Vicinamibacterales bacterium genome contains these proteins:
- a CDS encoding ATP-binding protein, translating to MRKQRKTATAVPFAGWRWPGWALTSRNLLTLGIVAALLGLGIANIVSRAKWHEADDGVLWMAASEGLVAREVAPGSAAYAAGIRPGDVLDAIDGQAVDSPADVTEWLHRAKDGQSANYRILRLGSQQAFEFRLAALPGGKGSLYLPLAVVGIFTLFVGAAVRLRRPGNPATLHFLWLAGAFFGCSALSSSGRLDHLDWVIYWVNAASVLLLPPLFLHFTLFFPERPRNWVETPLGSRLWPLVYLPALMLGAARVIAIARATRDARFYITGVVQSLETYEPLYLSLCLIGGLVVVGKAFGQVRSLTARRQLRWIAWGTVFGGLPFAFGYAIPFALGISPSLPMELSSIPLSLIPLAFASAIVRYRLMDVEVIIKRAMVWAAALSAITAIYAVLLRLAGWMFLEDSHQHNSVIAVLATLVVVLLARPLKNAIQATVDRAFYRDRYDYRRALVGFARDLSSDLDLYRLGDRIVARVTETLLVERMALLLGEERSSQFSAIRSVGLADEPIRIARDSALGSRLAGGEVVGLDEAATTRSIPPDELEPWRERELYYFIPCVSKETTIAVLALGRKPRAEPLNSEDFALLAVVAGQAATALENGRLYRQLQVKAEEVGRMREFNESVLESLDAGLAVVDVNDRVVRWNRALETLYGVLRGEAVGQRLDELFDPAFVDAVRSMRARSPEGGSLYRYTLPGRRLDQSDDNRLLVNVTTVPLQSLSGSGSDSGTVIIVDDVTARAQLEEQLQISDKMASIGLLAAGVAHEVNTPLTGISSFTQMLLEGADPQDPKTRLLEKIERQTFRAAKIVNGLLNLSRPVAAGAGRGTVDLNVVINDVLSLLEHQFKVARIQVRREMATQGPVVMGIEFKLQQVFLNLFLNARDAMPKGGWLSISTKIADGSAVAEVADTGAGIPSEHLARIYDPFFTTKAIGQGTGLGLSITYGIVREHDGTITCDSDVGQGTRFTLAFPVAAAAASSRPVRAM from the coding sequence ATGAGAAAGCAGAGAAAGACGGCAACCGCAGTTCCCTTCGCCGGCTGGCGCTGGCCGGGCTGGGCTCTGACCAGCCGGAATCTGCTGACGCTCGGGATCGTTGCCGCCCTCCTCGGTCTTGGCATTGCCAACATCGTCAGCCGTGCCAAATGGCACGAGGCGGACGATGGCGTCCTGTGGATGGCCGCCAGTGAAGGACTGGTGGCCAGGGAAGTCGCGCCCGGCAGTGCGGCCTACGCGGCCGGCATTCGCCCAGGCGACGTGCTGGACGCGATTGACGGGCAGGCCGTCGACAGTCCGGCGGATGTGACCGAGTGGCTGCACCGTGCGAAGGACGGCCAGTCGGCGAACTACCGCATCCTGCGGCTCGGCAGCCAGCAGGCCTTCGAGTTCAGGCTCGCCGCGCTGCCCGGCGGGAAGGGAAGCCTGTACCTTCCGCTGGCCGTGGTCGGTATCTTCACGTTGTTCGTCGGCGCGGCGGTCAGGCTCCGGCGCCCGGGCAACCCGGCGACCCTGCACTTTCTCTGGCTGGCCGGCGCGTTCTTCGGCTGTTCCGCGTTGTCGTCGAGCGGCCGGCTCGACCACCTCGACTGGGTCATCTACTGGGTGAATGCGGCGTCGGTCCTGCTTCTGCCGCCGCTGTTCCTGCACTTCACGTTGTTCTTCCCCGAACGGCCCCGGAACTGGGTCGAGACCCCGCTCGGCAGCCGCCTCTGGCCGCTGGTCTATCTCCCCGCGTTGATGCTCGGAGCGGCCCGGGTCATTGCCATCGCCCGGGCGACGCGCGACGCCCGCTTCTACATCACCGGTGTCGTGCAGAGCCTGGAGACGTACGAGCCGCTCTACTTGTCGCTGTGCCTGATCGGCGGGCTCGTGGTCGTGGGCAAGGCCTTCGGCCAGGTCCGTTCGTTGACCGCGCGCCGCCAGCTCAGATGGATTGCGTGGGGGACCGTGTTCGGCGGCCTGCCGTTCGCGTTCGGGTACGCGATCCCGTTTGCGCTCGGCATCAGCCCGTCGCTGCCGATGGAGCTGTCGTCCATCCCGCTCAGTCTGATCCCGCTCGCGTTCGCTTCGGCGATCGTCCGCTACCGGCTGATGGACGTCGAGGTGATCATCAAGCGGGCCATGGTGTGGGCGGCCGCGTTGTCGGCGATTACGGCCATTTACGCCGTGCTGTTGCGTCTGGCCGGGTGGATGTTCCTGGAGGACTCGCACCAGCACAACTCGGTGATCGCGGTGCTGGCAACGCTGGTGGTGGTGCTGCTCGCGCGACCGCTCAAGAACGCCATCCAGGCGACCGTCGATCGTGCCTTCTACCGGGACCGCTACGATTACCGTCGCGCGCTCGTGGGCTTTGCGCGCGACCTCAGTTCCGACCTCGACCTCTATCGCCTCGGGGACCGCATCGTCGCGCGGGTCACCGAGACGCTGCTCGTGGAACGGATGGCGCTCCTGCTCGGCGAGGAACGGTCGTCCCAGTTCTCGGCGATCCGGTCCGTGGGGCTCGCCGACGAGCCGATCCGGATTGCACGCGATTCCGCGCTCGGATCGCGGCTGGCGGGGGGAGAGGTCGTTGGCCTCGACGAGGCGGCGACCACGCGGAGCATCCCGCCGGACGAACTCGAGCCCTGGCGTGAACGTGAGCTGTACTATTTCATCCCCTGCGTCTCGAAGGAGACGACGATTGCGGTGCTCGCGCTCGGGCGCAAGCCGCGCGCCGAGCCTCTGAACAGCGAGGATTTCGCGCTGCTCGCCGTGGTTGCGGGGCAGGCGGCGACGGCGCTCGAAAACGGGCGGCTGTACCGTCAACTGCAGGTCAAGGCCGAGGAAGTCGGCCGGATGCGCGAGTTCAACGAGAGCGTCCTCGAGTCGCTCGATGCCGGCCTCGCGGTCGTCGATGTGAACGACCGGGTCGTTCGCTGGAACCGCGCGCTCGAAACACTGTATGGCGTGCTGCGCGGCGAGGCCGTCGGCCAGCGGCTCGACGAGCTCTTCGATCCGGCGTTCGTGGACGCCGTGCGCTCGATGCGAGCCCGCTCGCCGGAAGGCGGCAGCCTCTATCGCTACACGCTGCCCGGACGGCGGCTCGATCAGTCGGACGACAACCGGCTCCTCGTGAACGTCACGACCGTGCCGCTGCAGTCGCTGTCCGGCTCAGGATCGGACAGCGGGACGGTCATCATCGTGGACGATGTCACGGCCCGCGCCCAACTGGAAGAACAGCTGCAGATCTCGGACAAGATGGCCTCCATCGGCCTCCTGGCCGCCGGCGTGGCTCACGAGGTCAATACGCCGCTCACCGGCATCTCGAGCTTCACGCAGATGCTGCTCGAGGGGGCGGATCCTCAGGATCCCAAGACGCGGCTGCTCGAGAAGATCGAACGCCAGACGTTCCGCGCGGCGAAGATCGTCAACGGGCTGTTGAACCTGTCTCGCCCGGTGGCCGCCGGCGCGGGGCGGGGGACGGTCGACCTGAACGTCGTCATCAACGACGTGCTGTCGCTGCTGGAGCACCAGTTCAAGGTGGCGCGGATCCAGGTGCGCCGCGAGATGGCGACACAGGGTCCCGTCGTGATGGGCATCGAGTTCAAGCTTCAGCAGGTGTTCCTGAACCTGTTCCTGAACGCCCGCGACGCGATGCCGAAGGGGGGGTGGCTGTCGATCTCCACGAAGATCGCCGACGGTTCAGCCGTGGCGGAGGTCGCGGACACCGGCGCCGGCATACCGAGCGAGCACCTGGCCCGAATCTACGATCCGTTCTTCACGACCAAGGCCATCGGACAGGGGACTGGCCTCGGCCTCTCCATCACCTACGGCATCGTGCGCGAGCACGACGGCACGATTACCTGCGACAGTGACGTCGGGCAAGGCACGCGCTTCACGCTCGCGTTCCCCGTGGCGGCAGCCGCGGCGTCTTCGCGTCCCGTGCGAGCCATGTAG
- a CDS encoding sigma-54 dependent transcriptional regulator yields MPRNGTILVVDDEEIMREILEALLTREGYDVRLAESGVEGLDIARAIPVDAAIVDVMMPGMDGLTMLDEIKKLDEDIAVIMITAFASVETAIAAMKRGAFDYITKPFKNDEVLAVLRNAIERGQLVAENRALKQNLQERYSKFGNIIGRSERMRQVFDLIIQAAPSRSTILIGGESGTGKELVARAIHSNSPRAPRAFVTVNSGNLPPDLLESNLFGHVKGAFTGAVYPKKGLFEMADKGSIFFDEIGNVPLETQPKLLRVMQEREFMRLGGVENIKVDVRIIAATNVDLRQMMEEQRFREDLYYRLHVITVQLPPLRERKEDIPLLVQHFLNKYGEENDKRDIELAPSALDLLMEYDWPGNVRELENVIERAVVLSTGAMIGDDLVPDQVRNRPIFKMPQFALPPEGIFFNEVTADFERRLIESTLEAAGGVQKKAAELLHLKPTTLNEMIKRYDIRPRRRRGDNGDEPTVPAPTPERKETEAR; encoded by the coding sequence ATGCCCCGTAACGGAACGATACTCGTCGTCGACGACGAAGAGATCATGCGCGAGATCCTCGAGGCGCTGCTGACGCGCGAGGGCTACGACGTTCGTCTTGCCGAAAGTGGCGTCGAGGGGCTCGACATCGCCCGCGCGATCCCGGTGGACGCCGCGATCGTGGACGTGATGATGCCGGGCATGGACGGTCTGACGATGCTCGACGAGATCAAGAAACTCGACGAGGATATCGCCGTTATCATGATCACCGCGTTCGCCTCCGTGGAGACCGCGATTGCCGCGATGAAGCGCGGGGCGTTCGACTACATCACCAAGCCGTTCAAGAACGACGAAGTGCTGGCGGTGCTGCGCAACGCGATCGAGCGCGGGCAGTTGGTCGCCGAGAATCGCGCGCTCAAGCAGAACCTCCAGGAACGCTACAGCAAGTTCGGCAACATCATCGGCCGTAGCGAGCGGATGAGACAGGTGTTCGACCTGATCATCCAGGCGGCGCCGAGTCGATCGACCATTCTGATCGGCGGCGAGAGCGGGACCGGCAAGGAACTGGTGGCACGGGCCATCCACTCGAACTCCCCGCGCGCCCCGCGCGCATTCGTCACGGTGAACTCGGGTAATCTGCCGCCGGATCTGCTCGAGTCCAACCTGTTCGGCCACGTCAAGGGCGCCTTCACCGGGGCGGTCTACCCGAAGAAGGGGCTGTTCGAGATGGCCGACAAGGGCAGCATCTTCTTCGACGAAATCGGGAACGTTCCGCTCGAGACCCAGCCCAAGCTCCTGCGCGTGATGCAGGAACGCGAGTTCATGCGGCTCGGCGGTGTCGAGAACATCAAGGTCGACGTCCGCATCATCGCCGCCACGAACGTGGATCTCCGGCAGATGATGGAGGAGCAGCGGTTCCGCGAGGATTTGTACTATCGGCTCCACGTCATCACCGTGCAGCTGCCGCCGCTTCGCGAACGCAAGGAGGACATCCCGCTGCTCGTGCAGCACTTCCTCAACAAGTACGGCGAGGAGAACGACAAGCGCGACATCGAGCTGGCGCCGTCCGCGCTCGATCTGCTGATGGAATACGACTGGCCAGGCAACGTGCGCGAGCTCGAGAACGTCATCGAGCGAGCGGTCGTGCTGTCCACCGGCGCGATGATTGGCGATGACCTGGTGCCCGATCAGGTCAGGAACCGGCCGATCTTCAAGATGCCGCAGTTCGCGCTGCCGCCCGAGGGCATCTTCTTCAACGAGGTGACGGCCGACTTCGAGAGGCGGTTGATCGAGTCGACGCTCGAAGCGGCAGGGGGAGTGCAGAAGAAAGCCGCGGAGCTGCTGCACCTGAAGCCGACCACGCTGAACGAGATGATCAAGCGCTACGACATCCGTCCCCGCCGGCGCCGCGGCGACAACGGCGATGAGCCCACCGTGCCCGCCCCGACGCCAGAACGGAAGGAAACCGAAGCGCGCTAG